In one Lycium barbarum isolate Lr01 chromosome 7, ASM1917538v2, whole genome shotgun sequence genomic region, the following are encoded:
- the LOC132602641 gene encoding putative vesicle-associated membrane protein 726, whose amino-acid sequence MGQQTLIYSFVARGTIILAEYSEFTGNFNSIASQCLQKLPASNNKFSYNCDDHTFNFLSDNGFTYCVVATESAGREIPLAFLDRVKDDFSKRYAGGKAATASAKSLNREFGSKLKEHMKYCCDHPEEISKLSKVKAQVSEVKGVMMENIEKVLDRGEKIELLVDKTENLRSQAQDFRQQGTKIRRKMWYENMKIKLVVFAIIVVLLLIIILSVCPGFKCTS is encoded by the exons ATGGGACAACAAACGTTGATTTATAGCTTCGTCGCCCGGGGAACGATAATTCTGGCTGAGTACAGCGAATTTACGGGAAATTTTAACAGCATTGCCTCTCAATGCCTGCAGAAGCTGCCTGCATCTAATAACAAATTCTCATATAATTGTGATGATCACACCTTCAATTTCCTCTCCGATAATGGATTCA CCTACTGTGTGGTGGCTACTGAATCTGCAGGCAGGGAAATTCCCCTAGCCTTCTTGGATAGAGTGAAGGATGATTTTAGCAAAAGATATGCTGGAGGCAAAGCTGCAACAGCTAGTGCTAAAAGCCTCAATAGGGAATTTGG GTCAAAATTAAAAGAGCACATGAAATACTGTTGTGATCATCCTGAAGAAATCAGTAAGCTTTCTAAGGTCAAGGCTCAAGTTTCTGAAGTCAAGGGAGTGATGATGGAAAACATTGAGAAG GTTCTTGACCGCGGTGAGAAGATTGAGCTTCTAGTCGATAAAACAGAGAATCTTCGATCACAG GCTCAGGACTTCAGACAACAGGGAACGAAGATAAGGAGGAAGATGTGGTATGAAAATATGAAGATAAAACTCGTTGTTTTTGCTATCATCGTGGTCCTGCTTCTCATTATCATTTTATCTGTGTGCCCTGGCTTCAAATGCACTTCTTGA
- the LOC132604360 gene encoding F-box protein PP2-B10-like, protein MDYFGLLPEGVLSEILSLTSPKDTVRLSVSSLGFKYAAQSDVVWDKFLPSDYKHIISKSNSLLSYTSKKELYFSLCDSPILTHGSKLSFSLDKKTGKKCFMVAARELAISWGDTPHYWAWSSHPDSRFSEVANLRFVCWLDMRGKIETRLLSKRTRYVVYLVFKLADGFYGLETANAFVRFVDCESDNEAERRASVVSLSRREGPSEKRSKRRVDGWMEIEMGNFFNDAGEDGDVEARLMEIRRLFAKGGLIVQGMEFRPE, encoded by the exons atggattattttgggttgctgccAGAAGGTGTTTTATCAGAAATACTGTCCTTAACTTCACCGAAAGATACTGTTAGGTTATCTGTTAGCTCCTTAGGATTCAAGTATGCTGCTCAATCCGACGTTGTTTGGGACAAATTCTTGCCATCTGATTATAAACATATTATTTCTAAATCAAACTCTTTATTGAGTTATACTTCAAAGAAAGAACTTTACTTTAGTCTTTGTGATTCACCAATTCTCACACATGGAAGCAAACTG AGTTTTTCATTGGATAAGAAGACTGGGAAGAAATGTTTTATGGTGGCAGCAAGGGAACTTGCTATATCATGGGGTGATACACCACATTATTGGGCATGGTCATCTCACCCAGACTCCAG ATTCTCAGAAGTGGCTAATCTTCGGTTCGTTTGTTGGCTTGATATGCGAGGCAAGATTGAAACTCGATTACTATCAAAAAGAACAAGATATGTTGTTTATCTAGTGTTCAAACTGGCTGATGGATTTTATGGCCTTGAAACTGCTAATGCATTTGTAAGATTTGTTGATTGCGAGAGTGACAATGAAGCTGAGCGACGAGCTAGTGTTGTTAGTCTTTCAAGACGAGAAGGACCTAGTGAGAAGCGATCCAAGAGAAGAGTTGATGGATGGATGGAAATAGAAATGGGAAATTTCTTCAATGATGCTGGAGAGGATGGAGACGTTGAAGCGAGATTGATGGAGATTAGACGTCTCTTTGCGAAAGGTGGCCTCATTGTTCAAGGGATGGAGTTTCGACCAGAATGA